From the genome of Papaver somniferum cultivar HN1 chromosome 2, ASM357369v1, whole genome shotgun sequence, one region includes:
- the LOC113348725 gene encoding uncharacterized protein LOC113348725 isoform X2, with amino-acid sequence MIQLQLLFAEHTPAGLIPKVENHEEDIPRVGRWDIYQISDYIWKTDMTQFSPTPSFVAEFSQLEKQLGISTVVPSKDDLQSWLKAQTIENSHLKEQLQEKQAMLKAVYAIAREGISEGDLSGTAEFKVHKFSCQIMQAMGIDPYKVTQEEFMQHEDDVHGGTEHGATEHEEEELQLVETEQQGDGSTEQEKEKDDAETSFHEEFPCMSLAAGNTPTILQAQTAAEGHKRPLRTYSSSMKSVTTCKTPPKKRPVAKQKPTPTNNVDEEQKKDVEETPVTDEAQKKAADGGVVDGAGDDVAAKAVGDDVTAKVNEDTPATVGDGLVMTAPTQPTPGTFDDSSASTQFEDSMVITATTPQTQPDNAQTYRLVQLGANPDDMTNVEVSEMIDEIVSNINKTEHGPAVTENAEPTSTGNHSSVLCFVCNGSVTSSYTL; translated from the exons ttaTTGTTTGCTGAACACACGCCAGCAGGATTAATCCCGAAAGTTGAGAACCACGAGGAAGATATCCCGAGGGTTGGGAGATGGGATATATACCAGATTTCTGATTACATTTGGAAAACAGACATGACACAGTTTTCG ccaactcctagctttgtggctgagttttcacagcttgagaAGCAGCTGGGTATATCAACCGTGGTACCCAGCAAGGACGACCTGCAAAGTTGGCTGAAAGCGCAAACTATTGAGAATAGCCATCTGAAAGAGCAACTGCAAGAAAAGCAAGCAATGCTTAAAGCAGTGTATGCAATTGCAAGAGAAGGGATATCAGAAGGGGACCTTTCAGGAACAGCGGAATTCAAGGTtcacaaatttagttgccaaattatgcaagcaatgggtattgatccttacaaagtgacccaggaagagtttatgcaacatgaagatgatgtacatggaggtactgagcatggagctactgagcatgaagaagaagagttacaatTAGTTGAGACAGAGCAACAAGGAGATGGAAGTACtgagcaagagaaagagaaagatgacgcggaaacttccttccatgaagaat ttccatgtatgagccttgcagctggaaatacgccaacaattctgcaagctcaaactgctgcagaggGGCACAAAAGACCACTCAGGACATATAGTTCGAGTATGAAGAGTGTGACAACTTGCaagactccaccaaagaaaaggCCTGTCGCAAAGCAAAAGCCCACTCCTACAAATAATGTTgatgaggagcagaagaaagatgTTGAAGAGACACCTGTTACGGATGAGGCACAGAAGAAAGCTGCAGATGGTGGAGTTGTGGATGGGGCAGGTGATGATGTAGCTGCAAAAGCCGTAGGTGATGATGTTACTGCAAAAGTCAATGAGGATACACCTGCAACTGTTGGTGACGGTTTGGTTATGACTGCTCCAACTCAGCCAACTCCTGGAACTTTTGATGACAGTTCTGCTTCAACACAGTTTGAGGACTCCATGGTGATAACTGCTACAACACCGCAAACACAGCCTGACAATGCTCAGACCTACAGGTTGGTGCAACTAGGAGCTAACCCCGATGATATGACGAATGTTGAAGTGAGTGAAATGATAGATGAGATCGTCAGCAACATTAACAAAACTGAACATGGACCCGCAGTGACGGAGAATGCAGAACCTACCTCAACTGGTAACCACTCTTCCGTtctatgttttgtttgtaatggaagtgtaacttcaagttacacattgtaa